One genomic window of Hymenobacter sp. J193 includes the following:
- a CDS encoding carboxypeptidase-like regulatory domain-containing protein has product MSEVVRFRFVLAGFLLLAAWLGCPSDVRAQGQRQVVQFTGIVATGDSLLGVPGASVLVPQAGRGTATNAYGYFSLPVLAGDSIVIRSLGYRNQYVVIPPDYQRQSYSVIVSLKEDATVLPEIRIFPYATEREFKRAFLALKLPKERGSATAENLNEDIMRRIFNNAPVTSVGNYRQTMQQQQQEQQRRMGLGPSMQANNPLLNPFSWLQLIQQVKKGEFKKKEGVDY; this is encoded by the coding sequence ATGTCTGAAGTGGTTCGATTTCGTTTTGTTTTAGCCGGTTTTCTGCTCCTGGCTGCCTGGCTGGGTTGCCCCTCCGACGTGCGGGCCCAGGGCCAGCGCCAGGTGGTGCAGTTCACCGGCATCGTGGCCACCGGCGACTCGCTGCTGGGCGTGCCCGGTGCTTCCGTGCTGGTGCCCCAGGCCGGGCGCGGCACCGCCACCAATGCCTACGGCTACTTTTCGCTGCCCGTGCTGGCCGGGGATAGTATTGTGATTCGTTCCCTGGGCTACCGCAACCAGTACGTGGTCATCCCGCCCGATTACCAGCGCCAGAGCTACTCCGTAATTGTATCGCTCAAGGAAGACGCCACCGTACTGCCCGAAATCCGCATCTTCCCCTACGCCACCGAGCGGGAGTTCAAGCGGGCCTTTCTGGCCCTCAAGCTGCCCAAAGAGAGGGGCTCGGCTACCGCCGAAAACCTGAACGAGGACATCATGCGGCGCATTTTCAACAATGCCCCGGTGACCAGCGTGGGCAACTACCGCCAGACCATGCAGCAGCAGCAGCAAGAGCAGCAGCGCCGCATGGGCCTTGGCCCCTCGATGCAGGCCAACAACCCCTTGCTCAACCCCTTCAGCTGGCTGCAGTTGATCCAGCAGGTGAAGAAAGGCGAGTTCAAGAAAAAGGAAGGAGTGGATTACTAA
- the pruA gene encoding L-glutamate gamma-semialdehyde dehydrogenase yields the protein MANGFFNVPTPINEPVKGYAPNSPERTELLKTLKELKQQERDIPMHIGGQEVRTGNTQRISSPHDHQHTLGHFHEGDASHVQQAIDAALAARPQWAELPWEQRAAIFLKAAELLAGPYRARLNAATMLGQSKNCFQAEIDAACELIDFFRFNVHFMQELYRQQPQSQPGMWNRLEHRPLEGFVFALTPFNFTSIAANLPASAAMMGNVVVWKPANTQIYSAQVLMELFEEAGVPAGVINLVYVDGPTAGDVIFSHPDFAGIHFTGSTGVFQHIWQTIGQNIKRYKSYPRIVGETGGKDFIVAHPSAHAKSVAVGISRGAFEYQGQKCSAASRVYLPSNLADEILGYVKEDLASFKMGDVEEFSNFINAVISEASFDKLAKYIDGAKADPDAEIVAGGNYDKSKGYFIEPTVIVTKDPKYVTMCEELFGPVVTVHVYEADQFEQTLELVDSTSPYALTGAIFAQDRYAIDLASKKLVQAAGNFYINDKPTGAVVGQQPFGGARASGTNDKAGSPLNLLRWVSPRAIKETFVPVTDYRYPFLGVQNGENLNVTGQGGF from the coding sequence ATGGCTAACGGCTTTTTCAACGTCCCCACCCCGATCAACGAGCCGGTGAAGGGCTACGCGCCCAACTCCCCCGAGCGCACCGAGCTGCTCAAGACGCTCAAGGAGCTCAAGCAGCAGGAGCGCGACATTCCCATGCACATCGGCGGCCAGGAAGTGCGCACGGGCAACACCCAGCGCATCAGCTCGCCTCACGACCACCAGCATACCCTCGGCCACTTCCACGAAGGCGACGCCTCGCACGTGCAGCAGGCCATTGATGCCGCCCTGGCTGCCCGCCCGCAGTGGGCCGAGCTGCCCTGGGAGCAGCGCGCCGCCATCTTCCTGAAAGCGGCTGAGCTGCTGGCCGGCCCCTACCGCGCCCGCCTGAACGCGGCCACCATGCTGGGCCAAAGCAAAAACTGCTTCCAGGCCGAAATTGACGCCGCTTGTGAGCTGATTGACTTTTTTCGCTTCAACGTGCACTTCATGCAGGAGCTGTACCGGCAGCAGCCCCAGAGCCAGCCCGGCATGTGGAACCGCCTGGAGCACCGCCCGCTCGAAGGCTTCGTGTTTGCCCTCACGCCCTTCAACTTCACGTCTATTGCCGCCAACCTGCCGGCCTCGGCGGCTATGATGGGCAACGTGGTGGTGTGGAAGCCCGCCAACACCCAGATCTACTCGGCCCAGGTGCTGATGGAGCTGTTTGAAGAGGCCGGCGTACCGGCCGGGGTTATCAACCTGGTGTACGTGGACGGCCCCACCGCCGGCGACGTTATCTTCTCCCACCCCGATTTTGCCGGCATTCACTTCACCGGCTCTACGGGCGTGTTCCAGCACATCTGGCAAACGATTGGCCAGAACATCAAGCGCTACAAGAGCTACCCGCGCATCGTGGGCGAAACCGGCGGCAAGGACTTTATCGTGGCGCACCCCTCGGCCCATGCCAAGTCGGTGGCCGTAGGCATCAGCCGGGGCGCGTTTGAGTACCAGGGCCAGAAGTGCTCGGCGGCTTCGCGGGTGTACCTGCCAAGCAACCTGGCCGACGAAATTCTGGGCTACGTGAAGGAAGACCTGGCCTCGTTTAAGATGGGCGACGTGGAGGAATTCTCAAACTTCATCAACGCCGTTATCAGCGAAGCTTCCTTCGATAAGCTGGCCAAGTACATCGACGGGGCCAAGGCCGACCCGGACGCCGAAATTGTGGCGGGCGGCAACTACGATAAGTCGAAAGGCTACTTCATTGAGCCCACCGTCATCGTCACGAAAGACCCCAAGTACGTGACCATGTGCGAGGAGCTGTTCGGCCCCGTCGTGACGGTACACGTGTACGAGGCCGACCAGTTTGAGCAGACACTGGAGCTGGTGGATAGCACCTCGCCCTACGCCCTCACCGGCGCCATTTTCGCCCAGGACCGTTACGCCATCGACCTGGCCTCGAAGAAGCTGGTGCAGGCCGCCGGCAACTTCTACATCAACGACAAGCCCACCGGCGCCGTGGTTGGTCAGCAGCCTTTCGGCGGGGCTCGTGCCTCCGGCACCAACGACAAGGCCGGCTCCCCGCTGAACCTGCTGCGCTGGGTGTCGCCGCGCGCCATCAAGGAAACCTTCGTGCCTGTGACGGACTACCGCTACCCCTTCCTGGGCGTGCAGAACGGCGAAAACCTGAACGTGACCGGGCAGGGCGGATTCTAA
- a CDS encoding urease accessory protein → MHDALPLLFAFLVGMGHAFEADHLIAVTNLVARHDSRLLAVREGLFWGLGHTTTLVLFGGALLLSKSAVEHSNYFEAGVGAMLLLMGLSRLTDKNQYQTKPPRYQRGTAYAVGLVHGLAGSGALVVLLMGSMRTTWLGVAYLLLFGLGSVAGMLGAAALVSIPFTQRMRLSYSLRTGMVVVSALLSIGYGSWMIYGNLFRAEKKELRAQIHSVARPTNSGYAPIHF, encoded by the coding sequence ATGCACGACGCGCTGCCTTTGCTGTTTGCTTTCCTGGTCGGGATGGGGCACGCATTTGAGGCAGACCACTTGATTGCCGTAACCAACCTGGTGGCCCGCCACGACAGCCGCCTGCTGGCCGTGCGCGAGGGACTTTTCTGGGGCCTGGGCCATACCACCACGCTCGTGCTGTTTGGCGGGGCGCTGCTGCTGAGCAAGTCGGCCGTGGAGCATTCCAACTACTTTGAGGCCGGGGTAGGGGCCATGCTACTGCTCATGGGCCTCAGCCGCCTCACCGACAAAAACCAATACCAGACGAAACCACCTCGTTACCAGCGCGGCACGGCCTACGCGGTGGGGCTGGTACACGGGCTGGCGGGCAGCGGGGCCTTGGTGGTGCTCCTGATGGGCAGTATGCGCACCACCTGGCTGGGCGTGGCCTATCTGCTATTATTTGGCCTGGGTTCCGTAGCTGGCATGCTGGGCGCGGCGGCGCTGGTGAGCATCCCGTTCACGCAGCGTATGCGGCTCAGTTACAGCCTGCGCACGGGCATGGTGGTAGTATCGGCCCTGCTCAGCATCGGCTACGGCAGCTGGATGATTTACGGGAATCTTTTTAGAGCTGAGAAGAAAGAGCTTAGAGCTCAGATTCATTCCGTGGCAAGGCCGACTAACTCCGGCTACGCGCCCATTCACTTCTAA
- a CDS encoding metalloregulator ArsR/SmtB family transcription factor, giving the protein MRLKHFSVAFGLPIFKALGDESRVRILHLLWRNQEMCISDLEQVLDFTQTKTSRQLAVLKSAGLVHFRRLDNWVFYFIKDEALDFVQQLLGYMERDTQLQQDQKIYQTLWSNRELAAYKLQNRHWTGTQAPA; this is encoded by the coding sequence ATGCGCCTGAAACATTTCTCCGTTGCATTTGGCCTGCCAATTTTTAAGGCCCTCGGCGACGAAAGCCGGGTACGCATCCTGCATTTGCTGTGGCGCAACCAGGAAATGTGCATTTCTGATCTGGAACAGGTGCTCGACTTCACCCAAACCAAAACCTCCCGACAGCTGGCCGTGCTAAAAAGTGCCGGCCTCGTCCATTTTCGTCGGCTCGATAACTGGGTGTTCTACTTCATCAAGGACGAAGCCCTGGATTTCGTTCAGCAACTGCTGGGCTACATGGAGCGCGACACGCAGCTGCAGCAGGATCAGAAGATTTACCAGACGCTCTGGTCGAACCGGGAGCTGGCCGCGTATAAGCTGCAAAACCGCCACTGGACGGGCACGCAGGCACCCGCCTGA
- a CDS encoding IS5 family transposase: MVDGYQPLTDSQWQVIKSLLPTQRRRRLCLRQVFNALLYVCRTGCQWRALPPQFPPWTAVYYYFYRWQRLGLWQQLNTVVNALDRVAHGREPTPALACIDSQSVKLAPRIYEHRGLDAHKLVNGRKRQLLVDSGGRIWAAHVHAAHRHDSTGALALLPQRPWWARRLQLVLTDAAYRGRFAQQLLRLGLVQQISSRPPTLHGFVPLARRWVVERTFAWLACFRRVVVDYEFTPASHVTWLLLANITMSLNRS, from the coding sequence ATGGTTGATGGCTACCAACCCCTTACTGACTCGCAGTGGCAAGTTATCAAGTCGCTGCTGCCCACGCAACGACGGCGGCGCTTGTGTTTGCGGCAGGTGTTCAACGCCTTACTGTATGTGTGCCGCACGGGCTGCCAGTGGCGGGCGCTGCCCCCACAGTTTCCACCCTGGACGGCGGTTTACTACTATTTCTATCGCTGGCAACGGCTGGGTCTGTGGCAGCAACTCAATACGGTCGTCAACGCCCTGGACCGAGTCGCACACGGCCGCGAACCGACTCCGGCGCTGGCCTGCATAGATAGCCAAAGCGTCAAGCTGGCCCCGCGCATCTACGAGCACCGCGGCCTGGACGCGCACAAGCTCGTCAACGGCCGCAAACGCCAGCTCCTAGTGGATTCCGGCGGGCGTATCTGGGCCGCGCACGTGCACGCGGCCCACCGCCACGACAGCACCGGCGCCCTGGCATTGCTGCCCCAGCGGCCTTGGTGGGCACGGCGCCTGCAGCTTGTGCTGACCGATGCGGCCTACCGTGGGCGCTTTGCCCAGCAACTGCTGCGGTTGGGCCTAGTCCAACAAATTAGTAGTCGGCCGCCTACCCTGCACGGCTTCGTACCCCTGGCCCGGCGCTGGGTCGTCGAGCGCACCTTCGCCTGGCTGGCCTGCTTTCGCCGCGTCGTAGTCGATTACGAATTTACCCCCGCTAGCCATGTCACGTGGCTGTTATTGGCCAACATCACCATGTCGCTCAATCGGTCCTAA
- a CDS encoding RelA/SpoT domain-containing protein, whose translation MPKHALRKKLRKLKFEAIVSQRLKRAPSILDKLDRYPQMKLSRMQDIGGIRVVLSSCDDVYKLVMKYKHPGFPHKLKNEKDYISNPKDSGYRCYHMVYEYSNSINSNYDGLMLELQIRTKLQHAWATAVETVGTFLDHSLKSSQGPREWLDFFALVSHAFSYVEKTNGLARFSDENQETVFKRVKSEAKRLDVVGKLMAFRQVIKNVTTDKRQGSIHLVVLNIADAQVTIRTYSKSAIGQASDDYMNEEATINAENKKQVVLVSSDSIELLKKAYPSYFLDTQEFLIQLQKIMSTKFLHKQLGLFE comes from the coding sequence ATTCCCAAACACGCTCTCAGAAAAAAGCTGCGTAAGCTGAAATTTGAGGCAATAGTCTCTCAGCGCCTTAAACGCGCGCCTTCTATTCTTGATAAACTTGACCGCTACCCACAGATGAAGTTGTCTAGAATGCAAGATATTGGTGGAATCAGGGTAGTGCTTTCTAGTTGTGATGATGTTTATAAATTAGTTATGAAATATAAGCATCCTGGATTCCCACATAAATTAAAGAACGAGAAAGATTATATTAGCAATCCGAAGGATTCTGGTTATAGATGTTATCATATGGTGTATGAGTATTCAAATTCAATTAATTCGAATTACGATGGTTTGATGCTCGAATTACAAATTCGAACAAAGCTGCAGCATGCTTGGGCTACAGCTGTAGAAACTGTTGGAACTTTCTTAGACCATTCTTTAAAGTCAAGCCAAGGCCCAAGAGAATGGCTGGATTTTTTCGCATTGGTTAGCCATGCATTCTCCTATGTTGAAAAGACTAATGGCCTCGCGAGATTCTCCGATGAAAATCAAGAAACTGTATTCAAAAGAGTTAAATCTGAAGCAAAAAGGTTAGATGTCGTTGGTAAATTGATGGCCTTTAGACAAGTAATCAAAAACGTTACTACTGATAAGCGCCAAGGTTCAATTCACTTAGTTGTACTTAATATTGCTGACGCTCAGGTAACAATTAGAACATATTCGAAATCGGCTATTGGTCAGGCTTCAGACGATTACATGAATGAAGAGGCAACAATAAATGCAGAAAATAAAAAACAAGTTGTTCTCGTGTCATCAGATTCTATAGAACTTTTGAAAAAAGCTTATCCAAGTTATTTTCTTGATACTCAAGAATTTCTTATTCAGTTGCAAAAAATTATGAGCACTAAATTCTTGCATAAGCAGCTAGGGTTGTTTGAATAA
- a CDS encoding urease accessory protein UreF translates to MPTRLARLLHLADSALPTGGFAYSYGLESSRTFGLVRDSAGLRHYLYSYLQQAVGLEIPFLNSCYALGWPLEPAQLADILLEYDAQLLVPALHKASLTQGKTWLQLLQSFYPTEGLRELSELLTTQELPGHFVPVLALSMQRLNYSLSEAHTFYLHLALRDQISAAIRLGCLGPMEGHRLQHEFYAIFDDLLADVAHLDYRSATRSASLLDTAQMLHEHVYSRLFQN, encoded by the coding sequence ATGCCTACCCGCCTTGCCCGCCTGCTTCACCTTGCCGATTCGGCCCTGCCGACGGGTGGCTTCGCGTATTCCTACGGACTGGAAAGCAGCCGCACGTTCGGGCTGGTGCGGGATTCGGCGGGGCTGCGGCACTACCTCTACTCGTATCTGCAGCAGGCCGTGGGGCTGGAAATTCCGTTTCTGAACTCCTGCTACGCGCTGGGCTGGCCGCTGGAGCCTGCGCAGTTGGCCGATATTCTGCTTGAATACGACGCCCAACTGTTGGTACCCGCCCTGCACAAAGCCAGCCTTACCCAAGGCAAAACCTGGCTGCAGCTGCTCCAGTCGTTTTACCCAACGGAAGGTTTGCGGGAATTGAGCGAGCTGCTGACGACCCAGGAGTTGCCGGGGCATTTCGTGCCCGTTCTGGCGCTGAGTATGCAACGGCTGAATTACTCGCTTTCCGAAGCTCACACGTTCTATCTGCACCTGGCGTTGCGCGACCAGATCAGCGCCGCCATCCGGCTCGGGTGCCTCGGTCCGATGGAAGGGCACCGCCTTCAGCACGAGTTCTACGCCATTTTTGACGACCTGCTGGCCGACGTCGCCCACCTCGATTACCGCTCTGCCACCCGCTCCGCCAGTCTGCTCGATACCGCCCAGATGCTCCACGAACACGTCTATTCCCGCCTGTTTCAGAATTAA
- a CDS encoding NAD(P)/FAD-dependent oxidoreductase, with protein sequence MDTNLPVTSQPRVVIVGCGFGGLRLAQELRHDPVQVVVIDRNNYHNFQPLLYQVATGALEADSIAYPIRKIFAGQKNFFFRMADVLRVDTTGNTVHTNIGDIRYDYLVLATGSLTNFFGIESIERNGMQIKSIPNALNLRSFIFQNLEKALLTEDPAARQALLNIVVVGGGPTGVEISGSLAEMRRSVLPKDYPELDFQHMQITIVEAGAELLGPMSPQSQREAYEYLKELGVTILLNTSIKRFEDCKAYYSDTEFIPTENLIWAAGVNGAALPGLPENVVARNKRINVNRWNQVEGFTNVFAIGDVANMVTEDMPKGLPMLAPVAMQQADHLADNFRRLAKGQTPVDFKYNNKGVMAIVARNKAVVDLPKGHFSGFLGWLTWLFVHLMTLVGFRNKVVAFIDWAFSYLTADKALRLIIRPFNRRDMKDDKGKRPAEQQNATPQYNAPPPAIQTPQA encoded by the coding sequence ATGGATACCAATCTTCCGGTTACCTCCCAGCCCCGCGTCGTCATCGTCGGGTGTGGCTTTGGCGGTTTGCGCCTCGCGCAGGAATTGCGCCACGACCCCGTGCAGGTTGTGGTTATAGACCGCAACAACTACCACAACTTTCAGCCTTTGCTCTACCAGGTGGCCACCGGCGCGCTGGAGGCCGACAGTATAGCGTATCCCATCCGCAAGATTTTTGCCGGGCAGAAGAATTTCTTCTTCCGCATGGCCGACGTGCTGCGGGTGGACACCACCGGCAACACCGTCCACACCAACATCGGCGACATCCGCTACGATTACCTGGTGCTGGCCACCGGCTCGCTCACCAACTTCTTCGGAATTGAGAGCATAGAGCGCAACGGTATGCAAATCAAGAGCATTCCGAACGCCCTGAATCTGCGCAGCTTTATCTTCCAGAACCTGGAAAAAGCCCTGCTCACTGAAGACCCCGCCGCCCGGCAGGCTCTGCTAAACATCGTGGTGGTAGGCGGCGGCCCCACGGGCGTGGAAATCAGCGGCTCCTTGGCCGAAATGCGCCGGAGTGTGCTGCCCAAGGACTACCCCGAGCTGGACTTCCAACACATGCAGATTACCATTGTGGAAGCCGGCGCCGAGCTGCTGGGGCCCATGTCGCCGCAGTCGCAGCGGGAGGCCTATGAGTACCTCAAGGAGCTGGGCGTCACCATTCTGCTCAACACCAGCATCAAGCGCTTCGAGGACTGCAAGGCTTACTACTCCGATACTGAGTTTATTCCGACCGAAAACCTGATCTGGGCCGCTGGGGTGAACGGCGCGGCCCTGCCCGGCCTACCCGAAAACGTGGTGGCCCGTAATAAGCGCATCAACGTGAACCGCTGGAACCAAGTGGAAGGCTTCACGAACGTATTTGCTATTGGCGACGTGGCCAATATGGTGACGGAAGACATGCCCAAAGGCCTGCCCATGCTCGCACCCGTGGCCATGCAGCAGGCTGACCATCTGGCCGACAACTTCCGCCGACTCGCCAAAGGCCAGACGCCCGTCGATTTCAAGTACAACAACAAGGGCGTCATGGCCATTGTGGCCCGCAACAAGGCCGTGGTAGATTTGCCCAAAGGCCACTTCAGCGGGTTCCTGGGCTGGCTCACCTGGCTGTTTGTGCACCTGATGACGCTGGTGGGCTTCCGCAACAAAGTAGTGGCCTTCATCGACTGGGCTTTCAGCTACCTCACCGCCGACAAAGCCCTGCGCCTCATCATCCGGCCCTTCAACCGCCGCGACATGAAAGACGACAAAGGCAAGCGCCCCGCCGAGCAGCAGAACGCTACCCCCCAGTACAACGCCCCCCCGCCCGCCATCCAGACGCCCCAGGCATAG
- a CDS encoding HAD family hydrolase: MFPYTYEVLNYLRDKGYRLHLITNGFRDIQYVKLDASRLTEYFEEIVTSECCGHLKPDARIFRHALERTGATAPESLMIGDNLECDVLGAHNAGLDQVYFNPEKRRHFNQITYEISCLSELKEIL, encoded by the coding sequence GTGTTTCCGTACACCTACGAGGTGCTGAATTACCTGCGCGACAAAGGCTACCGCCTGCACCTCATCACCAACGGCTTCAGGGACATCCAGTACGTCAAGCTCGATGCCTCGCGGCTGACCGAGTATTTCGAGGAAATCGTAACCTCGGAGTGCTGCGGGCACCTCAAGCCCGATGCGCGCATCTTCCGGCACGCCCTGGAGCGCACCGGCGCCACCGCCCCGGAAAGCCTCATGATTGGCGACAACCTGGAGTGCGACGTGCTGGGCGCCCACAACGCTGGCCTCGACCAGGTGTACTTCAACCCCGAAAAGCGCCGCCACTTCAACCAGATTACCTACGAAATCAGCTGCCTGAGCGAGTTGAAGGAGATTCTATAG
- a CDS encoding urease subunit beta, translating to MHLSPKDLDKLVLHQAGVVAQKRYARGLALNYPEAVALLATQLLEFIRDGESVADLMNKGKQILGLRDVLPGVAGLVAEVQVEGTFPDGTKLVTVHQPICREAGSPELALYGSGLTRTVPPAAAEAASEPGEYHLQETPLILNEGRETLTLDILNRGDRPIQVGSHYPFFETNAALDFDRAAARGFRLNIPAGTAVRFEPGERKRVTLVALAGERIVYGGNGLINGKVD from the coding sequence ATGCACCTTTCCCCCAAAGACCTCGATAAACTGGTGCTGCACCAGGCTGGCGTGGTGGCCCAGAAGCGCTACGCCCGCGGCCTGGCCCTCAACTACCCTGAGGCGGTGGCGCTGCTGGCTACCCAGCTGCTGGAGTTTATCCGCGACGGCGAATCGGTGGCCGACCTGATGAACAAGGGCAAGCAGATTCTGGGCCTGCGCGACGTGCTGCCCGGTGTGGCCGGCCTGGTGGCCGAGGTGCAGGTGGAAGGCACCTTCCCCGATGGTACCAAGCTCGTGACAGTACACCAGCCCATCTGCCGTGAAGCCGGCTCGCCCGAGCTGGCCCTATACGGCTCCGGCCTCACCCGCACCGTGCCGCCCGCTGCCGCCGAAGCCGCCTCGGAACCCGGCGAATACCACTTGCAGGAGACGCCCCTGATTCTAAATGAAGGCCGTGAAACCCTCACGCTGGATATACTCAACCGCGGCGACCGGCCCATCCAGGTTGGCTCCCACTACCCGTTCTTCGAAACCAACGCCGCTCTCGACTTCGACCGCGCCGCCGCCCGGGGCTTCCGCCTCAACATTCCCGCCGGCACCGCCGTGCGCTTCGAGCCCGGCGAGCGGAAACGCGTGACCCTCGTAGCCCTGGCCGGGGAACGGATTGTGTATGGCGGGAATGGGTTGATAAATGGGAAGGTGGATTGA
- the ureC gene encoding urease subunit alpha → MFLSLDRRAYADMYGPTTGDQVRLGDTDLIIEVEQDYCVYGEECKFGGGKTLRDGMGQAAGIPQAEALDLLITNALVLDYTGIYKADIGVKHGRISGIGKAGNPHIMPGVTPGMVVGVTTEAIAGEGLILTAGGIDCHIHFICPQQIEEALASGLTTMLGGGTGPAAGTTATTCTPGAFYIEMMLKATDAFPLNFGFLGKGNSSRPEGLHEQIAAGALGFKLHEDWGTTPAAIDQCLQVAEQYDVQVCIHTDTLNESGFVENSVGAFKGRTIHAYHTEGAGGGHAPDIIKICGEPNVIPSSTNPTRPFTKNTIDEHLDMLMVCHHLDHNIPEDVAFAESRIRGETIAAEDILHDMGALSIISSDSQAMGRVGEVVTRTWQTAHKMKQQRGALPEDAAGTADNFRARRYIAKYTINPARAHGFAREIGSVELGKLADLVLWKPAFFGSRPEMVVKGGVIVRSQMGDANASIPTPQPSFSRPMFGAFGSAVGGTSLAFVSGASVEHVRAAYGLRKQVVAVQGCRSVTKKTWP, encoded by the coding sequence ATGTTCCTCTCCCTTGACCGGCGCGCGTACGCCGATATGTACGGCCCAACTACCGGCGACCAGGTGCGTCTGGGCGACACTGACCTCATCATCGAAGTCGAGCAGGACTACTGCGTCTACGGCGAGGAGTGCAAGTTCGGGGGCGGCAAAACCCTGCGCGACGGCATGGGCCAGGCCGCCGGCATTCCGCAGGCCGAGGCCCTGGACCTGCTCATCACCAATGCCCTGGTGCTGGACTACACCGGTATCTACAAGGCCGATATCGGGGTGAAGCACGGGCGCATCAGCGGCATTGGCAAGGCCGGCAACCCGCACATCATGCCCGGCGTCACGCCCGGGATGGTGGTGGGCGTCACCACCGAAGCCATTGCCGGCGAAGGACTGATTCTGACGGCTGGGGGCATCGACTGCCATATCCACTTCATCTGTCCCCAGCAGATTGAGGAAGCCCTGGCTTCGGGCCTGACTACCATGCTGGGCGGGGGCACCGGGCCAGCCGCCGGTACCACGGCTACTACCTGCACCCCGGGTGCGTTTTACATCGAAATGATGCTGAAAGCCACCGACGCGTTTCCGCTCAACTTCGGGTTTCTGGGCAAGGGCAACTCCTCGCGCCCCGAGGGCCTGCACGAGCAGATTGCGGCCGGGGCGCTGGGCTTCAAGCTGCACGAGGACTGGGGCACCACGCCCGCGGCCATCGACCAGTGCCTGCAGGTGGCCGAACAGTACGACGTGCAGGTGTGCATCCACACCGATACGCTCAACGAAAGCGGCTTCGTGGAAAACTCGGTGGGCGCGTTCAAGGGGCGCACCATCCACGCCTACCACACCGAGGGCGCCGGCGGCGGCCACGCCCCCGATATCATCAAAATCTGCGGGGAGCCCAACGTCATTCCCTCGTCCACGAACCCCACGCGGCCCTTCACCAAGAATACCATCGACGAGCACCTGGACATGCTGATGGTGTGCCACCACCTCGACCACAACATTCCCGAGGACGTGGCCTTTGCCGAAAGCCGCATCCGGGGCGAAACGATTGCCGCCGAGGACATCCTGCACGATATGGGCGCGCTCAGCATCATTTCCTCCGACTCCCAGGCCATGGGCCGGGTGGGCGAGGTGGTGACGCGCACTTGGCAGACGGCCCATAAGATGAAGCAGCAGCGCGGCGCCCTGCCCGAAGATGCGGCCGGCACCGCCGACAACTTCCGCGCCCGGCGCTACATCGCCAAGTACACCATCAACCCGGCCCGGGCCCACGGCTTTGCCCGGGAAATCGGCTCCGTGGAGCTGGGCAAGCTGGCTGATCTGGTGCTGTGGAAACCTGCTTTCTTTGGCTCCCGGCCCGAAATGGTGGTGAAGGGCGGCGTGATTGTGCGCAGCCAGATGGGTGACGCCAACGCCTCCATTCCCACGCCCCAGCCTTCGTTTTCGCGGCCCATGTTCGGGGCGTTTGGCTCGGCGGTGGGCGGCACGTCCCTGGCCTTTGTGTCGGGGGCTTCCGTGGAGCACGTGCGCGCCGCCTACGGCCTGCGCAAGCAGGTAGTGGCCGTGCAAGGCTGCCGCAGCGTGACAAAAAAGACATGGCCCTGA